The Pseudomonadota bacterium sequence GTTAGTTTTGTTTTAACAAGCCCCTGAAGATTATCAATCGAGGGCAGCAGCGGTAGGAGAGCGCTGAGATACAGGTCTCCGTTAACAGCGAGATCGAATCCGTTAACGAATCCAAGCGTCCCTGCGATATTAAGCGCCGAAGTTGAACCCGATAATGAGATATCTTTGAAGGCCAGAGAGCCGCCAACGATCGGAAGTAGGGAATCTTTCGGCAGTTCAAGTACGTAGGGCGCACAACCGATCTTTAGCTCCGCTATATTAAGTGAGCCGCGGCCCCCTAATGGCTGTGTTAGTGGGAATGAATAGTCGAGAGCTGCGTTTACGGCGCCACAATCAGCACCATCGATTAAATGAGACAAGGCAACACCGGGCAGATTTACTGCGAGCTTTCCACCGGTGCCTCCAACCAGGTCAACCTTGAGTGTAGCGGAACCCTTATATGCAGAGTTCGGAAGTGCCACTGTAAGGATTCCATCCTTAAGGGTGGTCTTTCCGTTTAACGCCATACCGTGCGGAGTTGCTGGAAAGGAGATAGTCGTTTCACCATTGATAGTGAGCTTAGAGAGATCTACGGGGCCCTTAAAAGAGAGATCTGAGGTGATTTCAATCGGGCTTAACGGAGCCGATTCAACAGGCTTGCCGTTGGGATATCTAAAGCGGACAAGCTTTAGCTCGCCCTTTGTAATAACCGGCTCAGGTGCCGCGATATCAATCGAGCCCTGCCAGGTAAGGCGGCCCTGTTTAGGATCGGTGGACTCGACGTTAATATCTACCTTTGTTGGGTGCAGAGCGATCTTAAGCGATGCTGGTCCAAGTGAAGTTCCCTGCAGGGCGAGGTCCTTAGTCTTGACACTGAACTGGGTCAGGCTGTCCTCTCCCTCGGGCGTTACCTCGAGATGAGCCGTTGCATCTGTTAGGGACAGTGGGCCGTAGGAGAACGAGGGCACCGAGAGATCAAATCCTGCGACAAGGCCCTTGTCAGAGAACACCAGCGGCGCGCTGGCCTGAAAGAACGAGTCTTTGCTTAGTCCGGCCAGCTCTTTTAATGTGATGATCGGATCGCCGTGGTTAACATCAACTACGAGGCTGCCCTTGATTGAGTCAAGCGTTAGGGGCGAGGCGTGCGGAAAAAGTAAGCTAAACTGAGTTGCTGGAGCATTGCTGATATTACCACTTATAATTGGGCTACCAAGTGTGCCGCTAATACCGGCTTGGCCAACAAAAGCCCCCTGCAGCCAATCGGGAAGTCCGATGTAGCCGGGGGTAAGTTCGTATTTAGCGCTTCCGGTGCTTCTGTCGCCTTGATCGGTATCGACCGCCATTTGTAGAGAGATATTTGAAGAGTCGCGGCCGAGCCGGAGAGGGTCGAAGAGCGTGCGCGCATCCTCGATTATAATAGAGGTAGAGAGCTCTCCGAGCCGCAGTTCCGTAATCTGAGTGGGATCATCTTTTGAAAAGGAACGGTACCTTAGATCTGCAATATGCGGTCGGAGTGAGAATCCCTGCTCGACGCGTTGCACAAAGAGCGAGGTCCCAGAGCCAAGTATCTCACTTGAACCGAACGATTCACGGATACGTGAATTTCGCATCTCTAGGGTATTAAGGATTGCGCGCCAGCGATCGGCCTTCTGTTTTTCGGGGGGTAGGGGGGTCGTTAACTGATCTATAAAACGGAAGGTAACGGAATCTGGCCCGACTCCATCGGCTGTGCCGTTGGACAGTACTAGGTTCTCTAAGTATACCTTTTTCTCTCTAATCTGATCGATATTTACATCGGTAGTGACCTCGTCAAACCAGAGTCGGGGCACCCCATTTTCGACGATTCGCACATTGGTGGCTCGCCCATTACGCCCAAAAAAGGAGAGGGAGAACGAATCAAATTCGAGCTTGCAGTCGCAAGCTTTCTTAACCTCCTCGTCAAGTGCGTCTACGACCTCCTGTACGATGTAGTACTTCAACATTACCACTCCCAGCCCGGCGCTGAGTCCAAAGAAGAGTCCGATCAGGGCTAATGTGGTGCCGGAGATGCGCTTCATCGCGTGCTAAGACTCCGGCGTAGGAGGGTGAGCAAACCCATAAGCGCACCGTGCATCTTTGGCATAAATAGGGGGATGGCCATAAGGGTGTTCATCTTAGTTTTTTAAGGAGGTGCTACGCTATCCGATACGGTGAAGGGTGGGTAGTCAGGGGCAGCGCTGATTACACTATATATATACGCAATATTGATGTTTTTAGCCTCTTTGCAAATACAGTCTAATTGTAATTATAATAGCAGTTTCAAGTGGTTATCGCAATTAGCAAGAGCTCTTAGAGCCGTTTTTTGGCGACACTGACTGCTTAGACTTACGTTCCCAGCAAAAACAGGGCTGGGGTCTTGCCGATAGTTGCAGCACGGCGACGCCACTCGGCAACTGACTGCACCTGAATTAACTCTGTCGATGTTGTCAGGGCGGCTGCTACGCACAGCATGGTATCGGCGCGGCAGTGCGTTAGGATATCCTCAAGGAGGCGCTGATTTCGGTAGGGAGTATCCATCACGATCTGCGTTTCCCCGTTATTGTATAGGTCCTGCTCGAGGCCTAGCAGGGTCTCCTTTCTCTGTGGTGCCTCCATCGGCAGGTATCCTGCAAAGCGCCACCGTTGTCCGTTAAAGCCAGAGGCCATTAACGCCAGGGTCATCGAGCAGGGGCCGACCAATGGATGTACCCTTACCCCAAGGGTGTGTGCTAGCCGCACGATCTCAGCCCCAGGATCCGCGATGGCTGGGCAGCCGGCCTCAGAGATAATTCCGATATCAATCCCAGCTAGCAAGGGCTGAGTAAGGAGCGCTAACTCAGACTCCTGTGTATGCTTGTTAAGGCGCTGCATCGAGAGCGCGCGCAGATCTGTTCCTGGCGAGAGCTGCTTAATCAAACGCCGAGCGCTCTTTTCATCCTCAACTATGAAGCAGGAGAGGCGAGCAACAACGGCTGCTATAAGGGTTGGTAGCGAGGAATCGATAGATGCCTCCCCTAAAAGATTAGGGATTAGATATAGCGCTCCGAGGTTCTTTGGCTCGGTAGGGAACATGCTTAGTCTCGCGCCGCAATATCAGCAGTATGCTTCCAGGCGTGGTAGGAGCTACGCACAAAGGGCCCTGATTCAACGAAGCGAAAGCCGCGCTTTAATCCCTCAACCTCGTAGTCTTTGAACTCGTCAGGGGTGATAAAAGCCTTCACAGGAAGCTGATTCTGGCTTGGTCGAAGATATTGACCGATGGTCATAACGTCGATATCGCTCGCGCGCATATCATCCATCACAGCCAGCACCTCAGCACGGCTCTCTCCGAGCCCAACCATAATGCCGGACTTCGTTATAACGCCCGAATCTATCTCCTTGGCCCAGCGGTGAATTGAAAGGGAGCGAATATAACCAGCCCCAGGGCGAACCTTCTTATAGAGGCGTGGAACGGTCTCAATATTGTGGTTAAGCACATCTATTTTGGCACTCAGGATCGTTTCAAGATCCCTGCGTGAGCCCTTGAGATCCGGAATAAGGAGTTCAACCTTACAACCAGGTGCGTGCTTATGCACAGCAGCAACGGTTTTTAGAAAGTGGCCAGCCCCGTTATCATGCACATCATCGCGATCAACAGAGGTGATAACTGCGTGCTTAAGACGGAGCTCCTTAACCGCAATGCCTACGCGCTCGGGCTCGTCTTGGTCGAGTGCAACGAGGGTCTCTGAGCTTCCTTTTTTTACCGAGCAAAAGTGACATCTTCGTGTGCACAGCTCCCCCATGATCATAAAGGTCGCCGTATGATGCGACCAGCACTCACCGATATTTGGGCACTGCGCCTCTTCACAGACGGTGTGGAGCTTAAGATCTTTAACTATCTTGCGGGTCTCAAGGTACTCAGGCGAGCCGGGCGCACGCACTTTAAGCCACGATGGCTTGACGAGAGTGGTTGTGTTACGGGGGACATCTATCGGCATACTACGTCTCCTACGCCATAAGAAGAGCGGGCATCTCAAGCGCTTCCTTAAAGTGCTTGAGAAAGCGGCTCGCCATCACGCCATCTATGATGCGGTGATCAACTGAAACGGTTGCTTTCATGACCGAACCGATAACAATCTGACCCTTCTGCACAACCGGCTGCTCCTTAACGGAGCTGACCGCCAAAATCCCACCCTGGCCTGGATTAATTATGGCGGTAAAGTTTTCAACATCAAACATCCCCATATTAGAGATGCTAAATGTGCCACCCGAGAGATCATTTGAGCTTGGACGACCAGCGCGAGCACGCTCGATTGCAGCTTTGGCCTCGAACACTACATCCCTAAGGCTCATCGTGTCGGCCTCTTTAAGTACCGGAATGATCAGACCGTCGTCTATCGCTGTAATGATACCGATATTGATCTGAGCGGGTTGATAGAGCTGCTCGTTCTTCATGGCGGCATTAACGTGGGGCTCGTGCTTAAGTCCGTAAGCAACCGCCTTGATAATAAGGTGATTAACGCTGATAGCCTTATATTCGGCGCGCTCCTTAAGGGCTTCACGTAGGCGTAGGGCCTCACCCATATTGACT is a genomic window containing:
- the lipA gene encoding lipoyl synthase, whose translation is MPIDVPRNTTTLVKPSWLKVRAPGSPEYLETRKIVKDLKLHTVCEEAQCPNIGECWSHHTATFMIMGELCTRRCHFCSVKKGSSETLVALDQDEPERVGIAVKELRLKHAVITSVDRDDVHDNGAGHFLKTVAAVHKHAPGCKVELLIPDLKGSRRDLETILSAKIDVLNHNIETVPRLYKKVRPGAGYIRSLSIHRWAKEIDSGVITKSGIMVGLGESRAEVLAVMDDMRASDIDVMTIGQYLRPSQNQLPVKAFITPDEFKDYEVEGLKRGFRFVESGPFVRSSYHAWKHTADIAARD
- a CDS encoding SAM-dependent methyltransferase, which gives rise to MFPTEPKNLGALYLIPNLLGEASIDSSLPTLIAAVVARLSCFIVEDEKSARRLIKQLSPGTDLRALSMQRLNKHTQESELALLTQPLLAGIDIGIISEAGCPAIADPGAEIVRLAHTLGVRVHPLVGPCSMTLALMASGFNGQRWRFAGYLPMEAPQRKETLLGLEQDLYNNGETQIVMDTPYRNQRLLEDILTHCRADTMLCVAAALTTSTELIQVQSVAEWRRRAATIGKTPALFLLGT